GGTGGCCGCCAACAAATTTGCCGGCGTGCGGGCCGCGATCTGCCACGACACCTACGCGGCCCGTCAGGGCGTGGAGGACGACGCCATGAACGTGCTGTGCCTGGGCGGCCGCGTGATCGGCCCCGAAGTGGCGGCGGAGCTCGTGGCGGCGTTCCTCGGCGCGCAATTCAAGGAACTCGCCCGCTATGTGCGTCGGCTGGACAAGGTCAAGGGGTTCGAGGGCGGCAGCGCGTAAGCGCGCCGCGTCGCACCGTCAGCCGTCGTCGCGCTCGAGCCGCGTGTAGCCCAGCGCTCCGCTCGGGCAGCGGTCGATCGTGGCCGCGATGTCGTCGGCGCCGGCCTCGTGCACGTGCACCCACGGGCGGGATCGCGGGCGGAACACGCGGCCCAGCGACCGCGCGCAGATGCCCGAATGTTGGCACACCACCGGATCCCAGTGCACCACGATGCCGTCGCCCACGTAGTCCCGCCGGCCCGGCGCCGACCGCTCGTCCCCTGCTTCGGTGTCCATCGTGTGGTCTCCTGGCGCGCCGCTGCGCCGCGCCTCGGGGTTCCAGGGCAATCTACGACGGCCGGGAAGCCCCGCCACCGCCGCCC
This genomic interval from Gemmatimonadaceae bacterium contains the following:
- the rpiB gene encoding ribose 5-phosphate isomerase B, with product MIVALGTDHGGFALKERVARAIAACGHELLDCGAQRLDPGDDYPDFAHAVALAIGDGRAERGVLICGSGVGISVAANKFAGVRAAICHDTYAARQGVEDDAMNVLCLGGRVIGPEVAAELVAAFLGAQFKELARYVRRLDKVKGFEGGSA
- a CDS encoding (4Fe-4S)-binding protein — translated: MDTEAGDERSAPGRRDYVGDGIVVHWDPVVCQHSGICARSLGRVFRPRSRPWVHVHEAGADDIAATIDRCPSGALGYTRLERDDG